A region of Sugiyamaella lignohabitans strain CBS 10342 chromosome A, complete sequence DNA encodes the following proteins:
- the HKR1 gene encoding Hkr1p (Mucin family member that functions as an osmosensor in the HOG pathway; functions in the Sho1p-mediated HOG pathway with Msb2p; proposed to be a negative regulator of filamentous growth; mutant displays defects in beta-1,3 glucan synthesis and bud site selection; GO_component: GO:0016021 - integral component of membrane [Evidence IEA]; GO_component: GO:0016020 - membrane [Evidence IEA]; GO_component: GO:0005886 - plasma membrane [Evidence IEA,IEA]; GO_component: GO:0005886 - plasma membrane [Evidence IDA,ISS] [PMID 8550469]; GO_component: GO:0030427 - site of polarized growth [Evidence IDA] [PMID 17627274]; GO_function: GO:0005034 - osmosensor activity [Evidence IGI] [PMID 17627274]; GO_process: GO:0006075 - (1->3)-beta-D-glucan biosynthetic process [Evidence IMP] [PMID 8550469]; GO_process: GO:0000282 - cellular bud site selection [Evidence IMP] [PMID 8550469]; GO_process: GO:0031505 - fungal-type cell wall organization [Evidence IMP] [PMID 8550469]; GO_process: GO:0006972 - hyperosmotic response [Evidence IGI] [PMID 17627274]; GO_process: GO:0007232 - osmosensory signaling pathway via Sho1 osmosensor [Evidence IGI,IPI] [PMID 17627274]) translates to MKLSTIAFVGLTVLQAVFAQSVTETVCSGTNTVTTVVPCTATGAVLNLVTTINDVGQLLTNGDYTDASQSLVQAVDTLGSLGDLSPCDEVSLEQALSSLISGLSSDLANLVTEGLSASDLDAIVTLYDAIEELISELGFSCTFTNGLLTLLETLASVINTLINLYNTTIGILAGRISTITSPTVSCNSASSSGLVCTASSSAASSAASSSAASSAASSAASSAASSAASSAASSAASSAASSAASSAASSAASSGASSAASSAASSAASSAASSAASSAASSAAASSAASSGASSAAVTSGPSASISVTETVCSGTATVTTVVPCTASGVVLNLVTTINEVGQLLTNGDFTDASQSLVQALNTLGSLGDLSPCDELTLEQALSGLISGLSSDLANLVTEGLSASDLDAVVTLYDALEELIAELGFDCTFTNTLLTLLETLAGVINTLIDLYNTTLGILAGQISTIQSPTISCNSASSTGLVCTASSSAVSSSAASSSAASSAASSAASSAASSAASSAASSAASSAASSAASSAASSAASSAASSAASSGASSAASSAASSGASSAASSAASSGASSAASSGASSAAVTSGPSASISVTQTVCSGTATVTTVVPCTASGVVLNLVTTINEVGQLLTNGDFADASQSLVQALNTLGSLGDLSPCDEITLEQALSDLIGGLSSDLTNLLTEGLSASDLDAVVTLYDALEELVAELGFDCTFSNLLLTLLETLAGVINTLIDLYNTTLGLLAGQISTIQSPTITCNSASSTGLVCTASSAASSSAASSAASSAASSSAASSAASSSAASSAASSSAASSAASSSAASSAASSSAASSAASSSAASSAASSTAASSGASSAASSAASSGASSAAASSAAASSGSSSAAASSAAASSAAASSGASSAAASSAASSAAASSAGPFTNSTISSAAASSAAASSAAASSVAASTSAAASSAAASSAAASSAAASSAAASSGAASSAAASSSAAGPTLGCRGINCPNGGASSSAAASSGAASGSASASASASASASASTSGAASASASASGAASASASGAASASASASASVTTSPAGPTLGCRGVNCPNGGASSAAGSGSAAASSSSVATSPAGGNGGSGSPTGSGSGSSPSGTSGNGGSGPGNGGSGAGNGGSGPGNGGSGAGNGGSGAGNGAGNGSGNGGSGAGNGAGNGGSGAGNGAGNGSGAGNGSGSGPASTNPENNFSGSGNGAGNGGSGAGNGAGNGAGNGSGAGNGAGNGSGAGAGNGSGAGNGNGSGAGNGAGNGSGAGAGSGSGSGSGAGNGAGAGAGNGSGSGSGNEQTGPAENTSGASKITISSLVVFCSLLLVL, encoded by the exons atgaagCTATCTACCATAGCTTTTGTGGGGTTGACAGTCCTCCAGGCTGTGTTCGCTCAGTCTGTTACTGAGACTGTCTGTTCTGGAACAAACACTGTTACTACTGTTGTTCCATGTACCgctactggtgctgtgTTAAATTTGGTCACAACTATCAATGACGTTGGTCAATTGTTGACCAATGGTGATTATACTGATGCATCTCAATCTCTCGTTCAAGCCGTTGATACTCTTGGTTCTCTTGGTGATCTTTCTCCCTGTGACGAGGTTTCTCTCGAACAAGCTCTTTCCAGTCTGATTAGTGGTCTTTCAAGTGATCTTGCCAACCTTGTTACTGAGGGtctttctgcttctgatcTTGATGCCATTGTTACTTTATACGATGCTATTGAAGAACTTATCTCGGAGCTTGGTTTCAGTTGTACATTCACAAATGGTCTGCTTACTCTTCTTGAGACTCTAGCGAGCGTCATTAATACCCTTATTAACTTGTACAATACGACGATAGGTATTCTAGCTGGCAGGATATCTACTATCACCAGTCCGACTGTTTCATGTAATTCAGCATCAAGTTCAGGTTTAGTGTGCACGGCAAGTTCATCGGCTGCTTCCTCAGcggcctcttcttctgctgcctcgtctgctgcttccagcgctgcttcatctgctgcttcatccgCCGCTTCTAGtgccgcttcatctgctgcttcatccgCCGCTTCTAGTGCCGCttcgtctgctgcttctagtgctgcctcttccggtgcttcatctgccgcttcatctgctgcctcctcagctgcttcttcggctGCTTCTAGTGCCGCttccagtgctgcttcttctgctgctgcttctagtgccgcttcttctggtgcttcttctgctgctgttaccAGTGGCCCTTCTGCATCCATCAGTGTCACCGAGACTGTCTGTTCCGGTACCGCAACCGTCACGACTGTCGTTCCTTGTACCGCCAGCGGTGTTGTGTTGAACTTGGTTACCACTATCAATGAAGTCGGTCAACTTTTGACCAACGGTGATTTTACTGATGCTTCTCAATCTCTTGTTCAAGCTCTTAACACTCTTGGTTCTCTTGGTGACCTCTCTCCTTGTGATGAGCTCACTCTTGAACAAGCTCTTTCTGGTCTTATCAGTGGCCTTTCCAGTGATCTTGCTAACCTTGTTACTGAGGGtctttctgcttctgatcTTGATGCCGTCGTTACTTTGTACGATGCATTGGAAGAACTTATTGCCGAGCTTGGATTTGACTGTACTTTTACTAATACCTTATTGACTCTCCTCGAGACCCTCGCTGGTGTTATTAACACTTTGATTGACCTGTACAACACCACTCTTGGAATCTTAGCTGGTCAAATTTCTACTATCCAGAGCCCTACTATTTCCTGTAACTCTGCTAGTAGCACTGGTTTGGTTTGTACCGCTTCGTCCAGTGCTGTTTCAtctagtgctgcttcttccagcgccgcttcatctgctgcatccagtgctgcttcttctgctgcttccagtgccgcctcttcagctgcttcttctgctgcctcgAGTGCTGCTTCCAGTGCTGCCTCTAGTGCTGCAtccagtgctgcttcttctgctgcctccagtgctgcttcttcaggtgcttcttctgccgcttctagtgccgcttcttctggcgcttccagtgctgcttctagtgccgcttcttctggtgcttcatctgctgcttcttctggtgcctcctctgctgctgttaccAGTGGCCCTTCTGCCTCCATTAGCGTTACTCAAACCGTCTGCTCTGGTACTGCTACCGTCACTACTGTCGTTCCTTGTACCGCCAGCGGTGTTGTGTTGAACTTGGTTACCACTATCAATGAAGTCGGTCAACTTTTGACCAACGGTGATTTCGCTGACGCTTCTCAATCACTTGTGCAAGCTCTTAACACTCTTGGTTCTCTTGGTGACCTCTCTCCTTGTGATGAGATTACTCTCGAGCAAGCCCTTTCTGACTTGATTGGCGGTTTGTCCAGTGATCTTACCAATCTTCTTACAGAGGGTCTTTCGGCCTCTGACCTTGATGCCGTTGTCACTTTGTACGATGCTTTGGAGGAGTTGGTTGCCGAGCTTGGATTTGACTGTACATTTAGCAACCTTTTGTTAACTCTCCTGGAGACTCTCGCTGGTGTGATTAACACTTTGATTGACCTGTACAACACTACCCTTGGACTCTTGGCTGGTCAAATTTCTACTATCCAGAGCCCAACTATTACCTGTAACTCTGCTAGCAGTACTGGATTAGTCTgtactgcttcttctgctgcttcatctagtgctgcttcttccgcagcttcttctgctgcttcgtctagtgctgcctcttctgctgcttcatctagtgccgcttcttctgctgcttcatctagtgctgcctcttctgctgcttcatctagtgccgcttcttctgctgcttcatctagtgccgcttcttctgctgcttcatctagtgccgcttcttctgctgcttcatcta ctgctgcttcttctggtgcttcctctgctgcctccAGTGCTGCCTCATCCGGtgcctcttcagctgctgcttctagtgctgctgcctcttcaggttcttcctcagctgccgcttcttctgccgcaGCCtcctcagctgctgcttcatctggtgcttcgtctgctgctgcctcttctgccgcttctagtgctgctgcctcttcagctggtCCTTTCACCAACTCGACTATcagctctgctgctgcttctagtgctgctgcttcatctgctgctgcctcgaGTGTTGCTGCTTCGACTAGTGCCGCTgcatcatctgctgctgcctcttctgccgctgcatcatctgctgctgcctcctctgctgctgcttcgtctggtgccgcctcttctgccgctgcttcttcttccgcTGCTGGTCCTACCTTGGGATGCAGAGGTATCAACTGTCCTAACGGCGGTGCTTcctcatctgctgctgcttcttccggtgctgcttctggctctgcttcggcttctgcttctgcttctgcctctgcttctgcttcaaCCTCCGGAGCTGCCTCTGCCTCTGCTTCCGcctctggtgctgcttctgcctctgcctctggtgccgcttctgCTTCGgcctctgcttctgcttcagTCACCACTTCTCCCGCTGGTCCTACCTTGGGATGCAGAGGTGTCAACTGTCCTAACGGAGGTGCCTCTTCggctgctggttctggttctgccgctgcttcttcctcttctgtAGCCACTTCTCCTGCTGGAGGTAACGGTGGTTCTGGATCTCCTACTGGATCTGGTAGCGGATCTTCTCCAAGTGGAACCAGTGGTAACGGTGGTTCTGGTCCTGGTAAtggtggatctggtgctggcaaCGGTGGTTCCGGTCCCGGCAAtggtggatctggtgctggtaacggTGGTTCCGGTGCTGGcaatggtgctggtaatggTTCTGGTAATGGCGGCTCTGGCGCTGGCAATGGAGCTGGTAAtggtggatctggtgctggcaaTGGAGCTGGTAATGgctctggtgctggtaacggttctggttctggtcCTGCCTCGACCAACCCTGAAAACAACTTCTCCGGTTCTGGcaatggtgctggtaatggTGGATCTGGCGCTGGTAACGGTGCTGGCAATGGTGCTGGCAACggatctggtgctggtaatggAGCTGGTAACggatctggtgctggagctggtaatggatctggtgctggtaacggCAACGGTTCTGGAGCTGGCAATGGCGCTGGCAACGGTTCTGGCGCTGGTGCTGGCTCTGGCTCTggctctggctctggtgctggtaatggCGCCGGTGCCGGTGCCGGTAATGGTTCAGGCTCGGGCTCAGGTAATGAACAAACTGGCCCTGCCGAAAACACATCCGGTGCATCTAAAATCACAATCAGTTCCTTGGttgttttctgttctttatTATTGGTCCTTTAG
- a CDS encoding putative MAP7 domain-containing protein 3, whose product MEAEGPLVTAAEEAPEEAADEAPEEAALEAALEAPEEAALEAAEEAPEEAALEAAEEAALDAALEAALEAALEAAEEAAEEAALEAAEEAALDAADEAALEEAALDETALDEAVQTKPVLLAELQEIVGLWIVEI is encoded by the coding sequence ATGGAGGCAGAAGGGCCACTggtaacagcagcagaggaggcaccagaagaagcagcagatgaagcaccagaagaagcggcactagaagcagcactggaagcgccagaagaagcggcactagaagcggcagaagaagcacctgaagaagcagcactggaggcagcagaagaagcagcactggaTGCAGCACTAGAGGCAGCACTGGAAGCAGCACTcgaggcagcagaagaagcagctgaagaggcggcactggaagcagcagaagaagcagcactggatgcagcagatgaagcggcgctggaagaagcagcactagaTGAAACAGCACTGGACGAAGCGGTACAAACCAAACCAGTGCTACTAGCAGAGTTACAGGAAATAGTAGGGCTCTGGATAGTAGAAATTTGA
- the BGL2 gene encoding Bgl2p (Endo-beta-1,3-glucanase; major protein of the cell wall, involved in cell wall maintenance; involved in incorporation of newly synthesized mannoprotein molecules into the cell wall; GO_component: GO:0005618 - cell wall [Evidence IEA,IEA]; GO_component: GO:0005576 - extracellular region [Evidence IEA]; GO_component: GO:0009277 - fungal-type cell wall [Evidence IDA] [PMID 2509432]; GO_component: GO:0009277 - fungal-type cell wall [Evidence IDA] [PMID 9748433]; GO_function: GO:0042124 - 1,3-beta-glucanosyltransferase activity [Evidence IMP] [PMID 7851411]; GO_function: GO:0008061 - chitin binding [Evidence IEA]; GO_function: GO:0042973 - glucan endo-1,3-beta-D-glucosidase activity [Evidence IDA] [PMID 8458852]; GO_function: GO:0004338 - glucan exo-1,3-beta-glucosidase activity [Evidence IEA]; GO_function: GO:0016787 - hydrolase activity [Evidence IEA]; GO_function: GO:0016798 - hydrolase activity, acting on glycosyl bonds [Evidence IEA]; GO_function: GO:0004553 - hydrolase activity, hydrolyzing O-glycosyl compounds [Evidence IEA]; GO_process: GO:0005975 - carbohydrate metabolic process [Evidence IEA]; GO_process: GO:0031505 - fungal-type cell wall organization [Evidence IGI] [PMID 16986442]; GO_process: GO:0008152 - metabolic process [Evidence IEA]): MKFTTAQIVGLAAALSSTAAADLVKGFNYGSTDSSNQPITQSQYEDLFKTAEGLKGTAGFTSARLYTMIQAGTPNSPIEAIPAAIAQNTKLLLGLWASAGQDQFNQELTALKSAIDTYGSQLGDLLLGISVGSEDLYRDSIMGIQANAGIGAGPDVILSYIKQVKQLISGTALANTPITHVDTWTAWVNGSNADVVSSIDFVSVDLYPYFQNTMANSIDVAKNLFWDAIDQTQANAQGKDIWVTETGWPVSGPNENQAVASLANAKTYWDEVGCDIFTKMNTFWYTLQDASPVTPSPSFGVVGSQLSTTPLFDLTCPAGSSSSSSSSSSSAAATSSSSSADPSSSAAATSTEATTSSSDPASSSAAASTPSSSAAAAATASSAAVSADDVAKSSATSGPASTSEAAPATSSAAAAVSSAAPVSSEAPAAPSTTTEAAPATSAAESVAPVESTTAPVATGAAASVVASTLSVLGLAAFVSLL, translated from the coding sequence atgaaGTTCACTACTGCTCAAATTGTCGGCTTGGCCGCTGCTCTCAGCtctactgctgctgctgacctTGTCAAGGGTTTCAACTACGGTTCCACTGACTCTTCTAACCAACCCATTACTCAATCTCAATATGAGGACTTGTTCAAGACCGCCGAGGGTCTTAAGGGTACTGCTGGTTTCACCAGTGCTCGTCTTTATACCATGATTCAAGCTGGTACTCCCAACTCTCCTATTGAGGCTattcctgctgctattgctcaAAACACCAAGTTGTTGCTTGGTTTGTGGGCTTCTGCTGGCCAGGACCAATTCAACCAAGAGTTGACTGCCTTGAAGTCGGCTATTGACACTTATGGTAGTCAATTGGGTgaccttcttcttggtatCTCTGTTGGTTCTGAGGATTTGTACCGTGACTCTATCATGGGAATCCAAGCCAATGCTGGTATCGGTGCTGGTCCTGACGTGATCTTGTCTTATATTAAGCAAGTTAAGCAACTGATTTCTGGTACTGCTTTGGCTAATACTCCTATTACCCATGTTGATACTTGGACTGCTTGGGTCAACGGATCTAATGCCGATGTTGTTTCCAGCATCGACTTTGTCAGTGTGGATTTGTACCCTTACTTCCAAAACACCATGGCCAACTCGATTGATGTTGCCAAGAATTTGTTCTGGGATGCTATTGACCAAACTCAAGCCAATGCTCAAGGTAAAGATATCTGGGTCACTGAGACCGGTTGGCCCGTCAGCGGTCCTAATGAGAACCAAGCTGTTGCTTCTCTTGCTAATGCCAAGACCTACTGGGACGAGGTTGGTTGTGACATTTTCACCAAGATGAACACTTTCTGGTACACTTTGCAAGATGCCAGTCCTGTTACCCCCAGCCCCAGTTTCGGTGTGGTCGGTTCTCAATTGAGCACTACTCCTTTGTTCGACTTGACCTGTCCTGCcggttcttcttcgtcttcttcttcttcttcttcttctgccgctgccacttcttcttcttcgagcGCCGATCCTTcttctagtgctgctgccacttctACCGAGGCCACTACCTCTTCTAGCGACCCTGCTTCCAGCTCTGCTGCCGCCTCTACCCCCTCgagctctgctgctgctgctgctaccgcctcttctgctgctgtttctgctgaCGATGTGGCCAAGTCCAGTGCCACTTCTGGCCCTGCCTCGACTTCCGAGGCTGCTCCTGCCACcagctctgctgctgccgctgtcTCCAGTGCCGCTCCTGTCTCCAGTGaggctcctgctgctccctCTACCACCACTGAGGCTGCTCCTGCCACCTCTGCTGCCGAGTCGGTTGCCCCCGTCGAGTCCACCACCGCCCCCGTCGCCACCGGCGCTGCTGCCTCTGTCGTCGCCTCGACCCTCTCTGTCCTCGGACTCGCTGCATTTGTTTCTTTGTTGTAA
- the PPN1 gene encoding Ppn1p (Vacuolar endopolyphosphatase with a role in phosphate metabolism; functions as a homodimer; relocalizes from vacuole to cytoplasm upon DNA replication stress; GO_component: GO:0000329 - fungal-type vacuole membrane [Evidence IDA,IMP] [PMID 11566881]; GO_component: GO:0016021 - integral component of membrane [Evidence IEA,IEA]; GO_component: GO:0016020 - membrane [Evidence IEA]; GO_component: GO:0005634 - nucleus [Evidence IMP] [PMID 16862600]; GO_component: GO:0005774 - vacuolar membrane [Evidence IEA]; GO_component: GO:0005773 - vacuole [Evidence IEA,IEA]; GO_function: GO:0000298 - endopolyphosphatase activity [Evidence IEA,IEA]; GO_function: GO:0000298 - endopolyphosphatase activity [Evidence IDA,IMP] [PMID 11447286]; GO_function: GO:0004309 - exopolyphosphatase activity [Evidence IEA]; GO_function: GO:0004309 - exopolyphosphatase activity [Evidence IMP] [PMID 16862600]; GO_function: GO:0004309 - exopolyphosphatase activity [Evidence IDA] [PMID 17009950]; GO_function: GO:0016787 - hydrolase activity [Evidence IEA,IEA]; GO_function: GO:0046872 - metal ion binding [Evidence IEA]; GO_process: GO:0006798 - polyphosphate catabolic process [Evidence IDA] [PMID 17009950]; GO_process: GO:0006797 - polyphosphate metabolic process [Evidence IDA,IMP] [PMID 11447286]) has product MWVVGIIVLAVCLLKETLADFQPRNPIFFDEEQLSHQRRAQGSSPPLTPMLASLSKEVQSAFKLTLPSLFTFGDDLVSSTGVTIDCDFCQSALGIVRGATDYGLTGFENIVTEICTMAGVPRPECQGVVSQQAPYVLEALRSSNQLNGYTGQLFCNSVLNSCPGFVPKNVSLSFSSTQHTRNNNHGSKPHSPKIHQPKSSEPLTLLHISDIHYDPTYQQGSEANCSYALCCEDRTNPDGNKRNHPASTWGEFNCDTPHTLLESFLTTFQSVTGVTPDLSIFTGDIAPHNVWYDNQTTVLDSYRIFEYLKLLPNNLYSTVGNHDTSPLNLFQPLGLLKTGQKPLNNWVFNNLSDIWSYWLAPNAASMLETVQGVYSTRPLIGLKIINMNTNDCYALNTFLYYNDASQIDPNGQLQWIANELADSEANGEAVWLMGHLPPGCSDCIVPWSNAFQQIVERYSKTIRAQFYGHTHYDEFAVQYNHDKTEPISFQLLAPSLTPYSNLNAGYRIYKIDTSSFEILDSLTYFANISDSGKWVVPKWQYEYSARDYYPEWPTNSPLNATFWHTLVNFFEKDDKAFQKYYTRRSKSSTADVVCKSGQCKTKIIKNLRAGNSKDKYYPPVLKGPSLAFINEELAKIAQPSIQNKRHCGH; this is encoded by the coding sequence ATGTGGGTCGTTGGTATAATTGTTTTAGCAGTGTGTCTTTTGAAGGAGACATTGGCTGATTTCCAACCTCGGAATCCTATATTTTTTGACGAAGAGCAGTTGTCGCATCAACGAAGAGCGCAAGGATCTTCGCCTCCGCTGACGCCTATGTTGGCATCGTTGTCGAAGGAAGTACAAAGCGCCTTTAAATTGACCCTGCCATCATTGTTCACGTTTGGAGACGATCTGGTTAGTAGTACTGGGGTCACGATAGACTGTGACTTTTGCCAGTCGGCTTTGGGAATTGTAAGAGGAGCTACTGACTATGGACTGACTGGATTTGAAAACATAGTTACTGAAATTTGTACAATGGCCGGGGTTCCTCGCCCTGAGTGCCAAGGTGTAGTCAGTCAACAGGCTCCTTATGTGTTAGAGGCACTGAGATCCAGCAATCAGCTCAATGGATATACAGGGCAATTGTTCTGTAACTCAGTGTTAAACTCATGTCCAGGGTTTGTTCCGAAAAATGTGTCTTTGTCATTTTCCTCTACACAACACACTAGGAATAACAACCATGGATCAAAACCCCATTCTCCAAAGATACATCAACCCAAATCTAGCGAACCATTGACATTACTGCACATCTCGGATATCCACTACGATCCCACTTACCAACAGGGTTCTGAAGCTAACTGTAGTTATGCCCTGTGTTGTGAAGATCGTACCAATCCAGATGGTAACAAGAGGAACCATCCAGCATCGACCTGGGGTGAATTTAATTGCGACACACCTCATACCCTACTGGAGAGCTTTCTGACAACTTTTCAATCAGTCACTGGTGTTACTCCTGACCTTTCAATCTTCACAGGAGACATCGCTCCTCACAACGTATGGTATGACAACCAGACTACTGTTTTAGACTCCTATAGAATCTTCGAGTATTTAAAGTTACTTCCCAACAATCTGTACTCTACAGTCGGCAATCATGACACGTCTCCATTAAACCTGTTTCAACCATTAGGATTGTTGAAGACAGGGCAGAAACCTCTTAATAATTGGGTGTTTAACAATTTGTCTGATATTTGGTCATACTGGCTAGCACCTAATGCTGCGTCAATGTTGGAGACCGTCCAAGGAGTGTACTCGACAAGACCCTTAATAGGCCtaaagataataaatatgaataCCAACGATTGCTATGCGTTAAACACCTTTCTGTACTATAACGATGCGTCACAAATAGATCCCAATGGTCAGTTGCAATGGATAGCTAACGAGCTCGCAGATAGTGAAGCCAACGGCGAGGCAGTTTGGCTCATGGGCCACCTCCCACCAGGATGTTCAGATTGCATTGTTCCCTGGTCAAATGCATTCCAGCAAATCGTAGAGAGATACTCTAAGACAATAAGAGCGCAATTTTATGGACATACTCATTATGATGAGTTTGCTGTTCAGTACAATCATGACAAGACAGAACCGATTAGTTTCCAGCTGCTTGCTCCGTCGCTCACACCCTATTCAAATCTCAACGCAGGATATCGTATCTACAAGATTGACACCTCCAGCTTTGAAATCCTTGACTCGCTAACCTATTTTGCGAATATATCAGATTCTGGCAAATGGGTCGTTCCCAAGTGGCAGTACGAATACTCTGCGCGAGATTATTACCCCGAATGGCCCACCAATAGCCCTTTAAACGCTACATTTTGGCACACACTCGTAAAtttctttgaaaaagatgACAAAGCATTTCAAAAGTATTACACTCGTAGAAGTAAGAGCTCAACAGCTGATGTTGTGTGCAAAAGTGGGCAATGTAAGACTAAAATTATTAAGAACCTGAGAGCAGGAAATTCCAAAGACAAGTACTACCCACCAGTACTAAAAGGCCCATCTCTGGCATTCATTAACGAGGAGCTGGCCAAGATAGCTCAGCCATCAATCCAGAATAAACGCCATTGCGGCCATTAA
- a CDS encoding gnat family, whose amino-acid sequence MTIIYQDLTEQYVDSAVDTVELAFEGDPLDVWLYKDSEKKFRRAIRELGIRRGLKPGKKVLIAIDTDSDAVVGISVWEPPVSKKDAESQTWGEWLGGWQTWTQRKRLDWLYGPAPAVSICSV is encoded by the coding sequence ATGACTATCATTTACCAAGACCTTACTGAACAGTATGTAGACTCGGCTGTCGACACAGTCGAGTTGGCATTTGAAGGTGATCCTTTGGATGTATGGCTTTATAAAGACTCGGAGAAGAAGTTCCGCCGAGCAATTAGAGAGCTAGGTATTCGTCGAGGATTGAAGCCTGGTAAGAAAGTGCTGATCGCCATTGATACTGATTCTGATGCTGTGGTTGGAATATCCGTTTGGGAGCCCCCAGTGTCTAAAAAGGATGCCGAGTCTCAAACCTGGGGAGAATGGCTCGGTGGCTGGCAAACTTGGACCCAGAGAAAGAGACTTGATTGGCTATATGGACCTGCTCCAGCTGTAAGTATATGTTCCGTGTGA